Within Celeribacter marinus, the genomic segment CACCATCTTCGATGATTTGGGAAATCCGACAATTGCCACGATTTACTTCATCAAGACACAAAACGCTTCTGCCGAAGACCCTACAAACAAATACGACACACGTTTGGTCATCAATGATACGATCATTGACCCTGACCTTGTGAGCGCTGTTGATGACACGGGAAAGCAGCTTTTTATTGACCGCTTTGGCGCACAGACGACCGCGGTTCCTGATGACAACTACTTCCTCGAGGGGAAGGGTGCGCCGCTCTACAAAATGGATGACTTGAACCAACAGGTCAAGTCTCAACCCGCGACGCTCCAGGGTGAGCAGAGTAGCTTTGACTTTGGTGAAGAAGGCGACAAACTTGTCGAGATTGTAACAGACCCCTTATTGTTTAAAGCGACGCGAGAAGCGGGTAATGCGGACAGTGACATTTACTGGGGCAAAGACTTTTTGACTGTCAACGTAGACGACGGCGATGCGCCTGTTTCGATTAACCTGCGTCCCGGGAAATACAATGCCGAGCAACTCGCCTCCGAAGTGGAGCGGGCGATTAACGAGGCCTATGGCGACGATAAGAAGATCCAGATTTTCCAGAACGTTGATGATAAACTGACAATTGATCTCTTTAAGTTATCAGCCGATGGTACACTGCAAGGGTTGGGCGACAACAAAATCGAAATCGATTTGCTCCAAGACAGCTCTGTTTCAACGTTAATGGGTATGGATGTTGAGGGTGCTTCTCCTGATTTTACGCGCGAGGAGTTCTTGGCTCACACCCAAGCTCGCCTTGTTGATGAGCTGAACGACTATATCTATGACCCCGATGGCTCCCTCGGCACCGGGGCTGCAACGCTTGGTGTTGAAGGCCGCCTTTTTGTGCGCAGCATTGGTGCGGCTATGGATGGCCCCTATGACCAGCCAGAGGTTATCACAATAACGCATACACAAGACACGGACGCTGGCGATACCGTGTCCCAGGATCGTTATTTGGCCCACTCCTATTATGGGAAGCGCCCCAGCTTGTCAGTCTATGATCAAAAAGCAGAGCTGTTGGAAGTTGATGCGGACGGAGCTATCCATGCGGATGGCAATGCTGTTGTCTATGATAACACCCAGAACACTCTGACGGTATATGTGCCAAATGATTTTGGAACGCCGACGTCGTCCTCAATTCGTCTTGTGGGGGCTTCGACAGATGCTGATTTCCAAAACCATCTCAATGGTCGTGAGCTTCGTATATTTGAAAATGTAGCGACTGATAACTATCGGATGCTGCGCATTGACACCAGCGGGCTCAATCTTCCTGAAGCCGGGTTCAATTTGGACAGCGACAATATTTCTATCCTCTATGAGCCTTCACAGGATCTGGAAGCCTTTTTTGAAGGGGCAACTTCCACAATTGCAGGCGGTTTTGAAACGTTTAATTCAAAGCGGATTGTGGTGCGCGAAACGGGTGAAGCCGCGATGCGTGCATCAGACGAAAAATCGCTGAATGAAGCCATTATATTCGGGAGCACTTTGATCGACACGACGGGTGTGTCGCTTGCCAAGCTGGGGCTGCCCGCCTCAGGCACGCCTGTTGTGGCCACTGAGACTGTCGCTTCAAATGCCGCAGCTGTGGTCGCAACTGAGACGACAGCCGCAGACTCTACGACTGCGGAGGTGCATACGCTTGCTCTCGGGCTTACGGCGTTTGACAAGCGGCTGACCACCATCAACATTGGCAGTGACAGCATCACAGCGGATCTGCGCAAGCTTGACCATGCGGATATGGCTGCGGTTGTAACAACGCTGAATGCGCTGCCTGCCGCGACCGCCGCAGGGGTCACCTTTTCCACCACGGGGTCTGACTTGGTTGTGACTGCAAATGCCGTTAACACGGATTTGGGGGTGGTAAGTGTTGCGACTGCGGAGACGCATACCTTGTCTTTGGGCTTGGCGGCCTTCAGCGAAAAATTCAACAACATCAGCATTGGCGACAAAACAATCAGTGCTGATTTTCGAGCGCTTGATCATGATGACATGGCGGCGGTTGTGGCAACGCTTAACGGCTTGCCTGCAACGGCAATTACAGGTGTTACGTTTTCAACAACAGGCTCTGATCTTATTGTGACGGCGAATGCGCTGGCGGATGATCTTGGTGCTGTCAGCGTGGCGACTATTTCCAATGGCGTCAGCAGCAAGGTGGCTTGGGTTGATGAAAATAACCCGCCGATCAAAATTGCCTATGACGAAACAAATCAGCGTCTGCAATTTAATGTTGATCGCACGGTTTTGGGCACTGGCACAGGCAGTAACTTCAACGCCTTCACCGTTTATGGCGCGTCTGATGCCGACAGCACCAACGGCCTTGGCATTCCTGCGGGTGGCAACGCTGAGCAAGTGCTTATTCGTGGCGGCGAAATTCTATCCACTGAGCCTTTCATTGCGGATGGTGAGGAAGTGCAACTCAACGACAAGCGGTATGGCGTTTCGGTGAGCTACAATGGCGACACCAAATCTTTCACCGTGGCGAGCGGCACGACAGGCGAAAACATTGACGCAAACGGCGCTCTCGGAGTGGCAACTGATCAGAAAGCGTCAAACATTCAGATTGGTCGACGCATTATTTCGACCAGTGGTGATGGCAGCGCAGATTTGAGCGAAAGCATTGATCTGGACAGCCGTATTATTGGCGGTGGCGAAAACGCACTCTTTGGCTTTGGCGCGTCCAAGCAGGACTTCAGCTTCCAAGAGGGGCGTGGCCTCGCTGCGCAACCTGCAGTTGCAACAGGTCGTGCGGCACAGGGCGACTTGACGGAGGTGTTCCGGTTGACGTCCAACAATGGCGAAAACCGCTTCAACGTCTCGGTCAACGGCATCGCGGGTATCATTGATATCCCACCAGGCAACTACGTTGGCACGACTCTGGCGACGGCACTTGAAGAGCGGATCAACCAAATTTCTGATCCTGTCACGGGCCAAACAGTTGGTGGCGTTACAGTCCGTTACTCAACTGTCGACAACGGTTTTGTGTTCCAAACGGGCACAACAGGCGATGGCTCTACGATTAAGGTAAAGGGCGCCGCGCGCTTGGGCCTAGATGAGGTTCCTTTGGGCGTTGGGTCCGTGCCAAAAATCTTTAATTTGGTCCAAGCCACCAATGCCGATGGCATCGCGCTTTACGTGGACCCTGAAGGCAATGTTGTGACAACGCCGCCGGCAGAAATGGTGGATGGTTATTTCCCGCTTTACATTGATGAGGGAGAGCTGACCTTTGATAAAACAGGTAAGCTTGTCAGCCCGAAAAACAATGTGCGCTATGAACAGCAGGCTGAAGGCTTCTCGATTTCATTGGATATTGATTACTCAACATCCAGTCAGTTTGCCCAGCCATTCTCTGTTCTATCCGTCGAGCAAGACGGTTTCACATCGGGTCGTTTGGATGGTTTGGAAATCGACAGCTCGGGAACCATTCGTGCGAACTATACCAACGGGCAAAACAACCCGCTTGGTAAAATTGTTGTGGCAAACTTCAACAACCAAAATGGTTTGAAGCAAATTGGGAACGCAACATATGTTGAAACCGCTGTTTCTGGCACGCCGCAAGTGGGCGAGGCCGGGGCCGAGGGATTTGGCAACATTCTATCAGGTTCGCTTGAGCGCTCAAACGTCGATATCACCGAAGAACTGGTGAACTTGATCACGGCGCAACGGAATTATCAGGCCTCTGCCAAAGCAATTGAGACAACAACGAGCTTGACGCAAACCATCATTAACATTCGGATGTAACGTTGATTTAGAAAGACACTGATATGGACAGGATGATCCACACGGCGCTGAACTCGCTTAAAAACCTGCATGATATTCGCCAAACCACGGCCCAAAACTTGAGCAGTGTCGATATCCCTGGTTTTCGTAAAGATCTGCCCAATGAGGGCGGATCGGGGTTTATTGAGGCGATGAATACGGCCTCTGCACGGGTCATGAACCTTGAAACTGGCAAGGCGGGATTTTCCGACAAACAGGGTGCGTTGCGCCAATTGGGTGCCCAAACGGACGTTGCTATCATGTCTGAGGGGTATTTCTTCGTTCAACCAAAGCAAGGTGAGATAGCTTTGTCGCGCCGCGGTGATTTTTCAATCAATGCGGAAGGGTTTTTGATGAACGGGGCGCAGGAGCTTATGCTTGATGAAGGCTTGCAGCCTATGCAGATGCCTGCCTTTAGCGAATTTCAAATCACTGAGAATGGTGAGATTTCTGTATCCCCTATGGATGGTCCGGCGGGGCAGTTTCAGGCTGTTGGTGTGCTTGGCACAACATCGGCAAGAGGTGAGGTGTTGACCAAAGGGGCTGATGGGCAAATTCGTCGTTTTGATGGCACTGTGCCGGACGTTGATCAGCAGGTGACACTGGTGCAGGGCGCGCTTGAGGCCTCAAACGTTGATCCAGTGGAAGAGCTTGTGCTCTCGCTTGATGCGCAACGGCAATTTGAGATTGGGGTCAAGTTTATCAAAATGGCCGAGGATATTGACCGTGGCGGCGCCGAATTGATGAGATTGCCACAAAACTGACACTGGCTTGGCATGGCTCTTGCAACAAGGAGACGAGTCTCTGATGTAGGAGTAAGAAAATGTCTTCAAGTGCAATGCATGTGGCCAAAACGGGCCTGAATGCTCAACAAACAAAGATGCAGGTCATTGCCAACAACCTGGCAAATGTGAACACAACGGGCTTTAAGCGTGACCGCGCGAATTTTGAAAGCCTTCTCTATCAGACCATTCGCTCTGGCGGTGCTCAGACAGCTGATGGCAATATGCTGACGTCGTCTTCTACGGTGGGCACGGGTGTGAACATGGTGAACACCCAGAAGCTATATTCTCAAGGCAGCCTCATCAGTACAGATAATTCGCTTGATCTTGCGATTGATGGCTCAGGCTTTTTCCAAGTTCTGATGCCGGATGGGCGCATGGGTTATACCCGCAACGGGACATTTTCACGCAATGGCGACGGTACGTTAACCACATCAAGCGGCTATGTGCTCCAGCCTGAAATTGGGATTCCTGACAATGTGAGTGAAATCAACGTGTCGGCGGACGGTATTGTGTCTGTCAAGCTTGCTGGCGAGACCCAGCCGCAAGAAGTTGGACAATTGACGCTGGCCAATTTTGCCAACCCACGGGGGCTTCAGCCCGTAGGTGAAACATTCGCCGTTGAAACACCTGCCAGTGGAGCCCCCATCGAAGGGGCGCCTCTCAATGGAGGCTTTGGCAAGCTTGTGCAGGGATATCTTGAGGGGTCAAATGTGAATGTTGTTCAACAACTTGTTGATATGATTGAAACCCAACGCGCCTATGAGGTCAGCTCAAAATCGATCTCATCTGTAGATGAGATGATGCGTTATCTCTCGAACAATCTGTAAGGAGTGATCTGATGGTAAGCTCAAAGATTGTCTGTTTGGCGTTTGGTGCTATGGCGCTAGCAGGCTGTGGCACAACCTTTGTTGAAGAGCAAAATAGCCTTCAATACAGCCCGGTCATGCCGCAACCTGCGCTCCAAATTCAGACGGGTTTTGCCTCGGGTGCGATTTACAATCCCTCTCAAGCAGGCCTGTTTGCAACGGACAGGCGGGCAAGCCGTGTCGGAGACATCTTGACGGTTTCGTTCTCTGAGCGTTTTCAAGCCACGAAATCGCAGAATGCAGCAAATGGCAAGGCTGCGAGTTTTGAGATGAGCTTGCCGAGTGTGCTTGGACTTGAGAAGCTGGAGAACGGGCTCCGCACGGGCACCACGCAATCCTTCACGGGGTCTGGCTCTGCGGCGCAATCAAACAGTTTGACGGGGCAGATGTCAGTCACAGTTGCGCGCGTGTATGAGGGTGGAAACCTAGAGATTTTGGGGCAAAAGAAGCTCACGCTGAACAACGGAGATGAGTATATCCGTGTGCGCGGTATCGTGCGCCCAGAAGACATTTCGTCAAAAAATGTTGTCTTATCAGATCGAATTGCCAACGCCGAAATCAAATATATCGGAGCGGGTGATGTGGCCGATACAGGCAAGGTCGGTTGGTTACAGCGCGCTGCTACAACTCTTTCACCCTATTGACAGTGGATAAAAAAATGGCCCTGCCGCATTGTATCAAACCTCTATTTACAGCCTTTTTGATGACGGCTTTTCTATCGCAAGCTGCCATGGGCGAACGTATCAAAGACATTGCCAGTGTCGCTGGGGTGCGCTCTAATCAACTTGTCGGCTATGGTATTGTGGTTGGTCTTGCGGGCACGGGTGATGGCAGCTCGGGGCTGACGTTGCAGTCGATGCAGGCCATGGTCTCACGCTTTGGTCTTGTCACGGAAGTTTCAGGGCTGAATGCAAAAAATGCTGCCGCTGTTATGGTAACTGCAGAGCTTCCACCTTTCTTAAAGCCGGGGCAGACGCTGGATATCACCGCATCTACCATGGGCGGAGCGAGTTCGTTGCGGGGCGGCACATTGCTGATGACGCCTCTCTTGGGCGCCGATGGTGAGACCTATGCCATTGCACAAGGCAACCTTGTTGTTGGCGGTTTAGGGGTTCAGGGTGCGGATCAATCCTCGCTGGTGGTGAATGTTCCGACCGTGGGGCGCGTTCCGCGTGGCGCCTCGGTTGAGCGAATGGTGCCCAGCTCGTTTCTGGAAACCCCACATCTTGTGCTAAACTTACACAAAGGAGATTTTACGACAGCAACAAACACTGCAGAGGCCATCAACGGGATATTTGGCCCCGATGTGGCTGTGCCACTTGATGCTAACTCCATACGGGTCCGTGCGCCCCAAGACCCAAGTCAGCGGGTATCGTTTGTTTCGTTACTTGAGAACGTTGAAGTGACGCAAGCCGAGCCGCCCGCCCGCGTGATCATCAATTCGCGCACCGGCACCGTTGTGATTGGTGGCAATGTGCGTGTCACACCTGCAGCGGTAACACATGGCTCAATGACCGTGCGGGTCAACGAGGATTTTAATGTTGATCAGGGGCAGACGGTTGTCACAAATGGTGATCAGACAATTGTTGCAGACAATGAACCCGTGGTGACACCCGACACAGAAATTGATGTTGAAGCCGAGCCGGCGCGTGCCTTTATTTTTGACACAGGCGTGTCCTTGTCGTCATTGGTAGACGCCATCAATGCCGTCGGTGCATCCGCATCAGACCTTGTGGCCATTCTAGAAGCCTTGCGCGAAGCGGGCGCATTGCGCGCTGAACTTGTTGTGATTTAGGGGGTGGCATGGGGGACTCTCTGAACAGCTCCATGACGTCGGCTGCGCTGATGCAACATCGCAGTTCAACGGGCAGCTCGGCGGCGTGGAACAGAACAACTGTTGACACAAGCAAGAGCCAACGTGAGCAATTGCAAGGGGTTGCCAAGGAATTTGAGGCTGCTTTCTTGGCTGAATTCCTTAAGCAAGGGCGCGCAGGTGAATTGGCCGAGGGGATGTTATCCTCCGAAGCTGGCAAAACATTCCAAGGTCTGCTGGATGTCGAAGTGGCCCGCGCTAGCTCAGGTGGGTTAAACTTGGGGATCGCTGACGCAATGGTTGAACAGCTTGGGCGCGGCTTGCCCAAAGAGGCCAAGTAAAGATGGCTGGGCTTTTTGACATTGGCAGCAGCGGCATTCAGGCCTACCGCAAGGCGCTGAGCGTCACGGGGCAGAATATAGCGAACCTCAACACTGAGGGATATCGTCGCCGCGAAGCCTCGATGGAGGAAATATCCGCCACCCAAGGCGATATTCTGAGTGTCTCAGATCAGGCGGGTCTGGGGGTTCGGGTGTCCGACATCAGTAGGGCATTTGATAGTTTCATTGTTGGGCGCGCTCGAGATACGGCCTCTGATTTTGCCAGGGCCGATTCATACAAAGGCGCGCTTGATACGCTTGAAACAGTACTGCTGCCTGAAGATTATGATCTTACATTTTCAATCAATGAGTTTTTTGATGGCATCAGTTCAATTGCTCGAGCCCCCGGTGACACAGCAGGTCGGGTTGTTGCTTTAGAGCAGGGCCGCTCATTGGCCTCTGCGTTCCAGTCACTTGCGCGCTCTTTGCAAAGCTTTCAGACCGCTATCGAGAGCGAAGTCCGCAACAATGTCGAAGCGCTCAACACTGAGTTATCAGGCCTCGCCGATATTCAGGCACAGCTTATTTCTGCGGGGGGCAGTGGCAAGGCATCAAACGCGCTGCTGGATCAAAGGGACAAGTCTATTTCTGCGATTGCTGATTATGTAGGGCTGTCAGCCGATTACAACGTGCGCGGTGATGCGCGGCTCACGCTTGGCGCAACAGGTAACGGCCCCATTCTGGTTGAGAGTAAGGCGGCTGGCCAGCTGGCTGTGACTGTTCGTGATGGTCAGATCAATGTTTATGCAGGGATGGGCGGGGCCCAAACCCAGACCCAACAGCTCACTTCGGGCGGTTTGGCGGGCTTGATTGCCGCTTATGAAGCGGTCAGTCAAACCACCCGCGATCTGGACGCCTTGGCGCGCAAGGTCAGCAGAGATTTGAACTCGGTGCATCAAGGCGGTATCACACTTGATGGCGATGCGGGCAAAGATTTGTATAGTCTCGATAGCTATACGCTCACCCCTTCTGCGACAAATTTGGGTGCAATCACTTCGTATGTGAGCGCTGTTGGTGAGCTGCCTGAAGCCGATATTGAACTTGAGATTGTCTATGATAAATCGCGCGCGCTTTGGAGTGGTGCACAAGCCGATGGTACCGTTGTGGCGACAGGCAAAAACGGATTTGTATATCAAGGGCTTGATGTCAGCATAAGCGGGCAGGCGGCTGATGGAGACACGCTGTTTTTTTCAGTATCGCGTGGTAAAGCGGAGAATATGGCGTTTCTTTTGACGCGCCCAGAAGAGTTTGCGGCCGCCGGGCAGCTTTTGACCAGCGAGGGCCTAGACAACCAAGGCTCGGCAACCCTAACAGCGCAGGCCTTTACTCCTTATGTGGCGTCGGGGTTTGAAAGTTTGATGGCGTCTCTGCCCAATGATGACGGCGTTGCCGCAGCGACACGTCTGCGCTCTGATGGCTTTGCTGGGGTCATCCCTGCTTCCGTGAGCAGTCTGGAGCTCTTCTCACTCAAAACCCAGGACAACGTCACGTTTAGTCTCTCTGATGAGCAGCAAACCAGCCTAACTGAGCTGACGCTCACACTTGATGGCACCGAGCACAGCTTTGAAACAACCGCGTTTAAGGAACGCATTGTCTCAGAAGCTGATATTGATATGGCCAATTTGGCACAGATGCTGAACGCCGGCACCATCACAACAGGCGCGGGATTAAGCTTGGCTGATTTGGGTGTGTTTGCAGCCGGGGAAAGTGGCTTGCTTTCGTTGGCCAGTGCGCAGGCGTCCTTAACGGCGGCCTCTCTTCAAGCCGATGCAAAAATCACGGGAAGCGTCTCGCTGGGCAATGATACTGGCTCCCAGATTCAGGTGTTTACCCGTGAGGGACGCCAGATTGCAGGCACGCCTTTGAGTGATGCTGATGTGATGCAATATCTTACGCCGGCCAATGGCTTTTTGGAGACGGCGGAATACCGGGCAGATTATCTGAATGGTGTCGCTGAGGGCGGCTTGCAAAACATGAGTGTGAGCCGGAAAACCCCTGTTGGCACGCAAAGCCTGCGGTTTTCTGGTGAGGGGTTCGTTCCGCCAGTCGTGACCGACAGTGTTATGCCGCTCAGCGTGCAAACCCCAGCTCAAACCCTATTTTTGTCAGTGAGCAGCGATGCCGCCGCTGAAATTGAAATACCACAAGGCGTGATGGCCGATTACATCGCTTCTGAAATCAACGCATTACGCGGAGATCTTGGCGTTACGGCAACGGCTCAAACCCGTGTCGAGCTCAGCGAGATTCCAGATGGTATCGTGCGATTTTCTCTGACGGGAGACAACACTCAAGCCATTGATATTGAGGGCTACGTGAGTGACGGTGATGTGTCTGACTTAGCTGTGTTGATCAATGCACAAACACATGAAACAGGCGTAACAGCGTATGTTTCATCCTCAAGGGACAAATTCGTATTGCTGAACAATACGGGCGCAGACATTGTTTTAGGAAATATCTCAACAAGCGGTGAGGCTCTAAAGGCTATGCCTGTTGGCAAGGCGGGCCACCCACGGTTGGACACCTCTGTTTCACTTGGGGATGATGCTGCGAGTTTTGCGCGTTTTGGTGGCGAAGTCACGCTTACGGCGAGTGCAAAATTTTCGCTGACGGGCACTGGCGGAACCAAATCCAGCCTTGCTGATAGCTTTGAAGGCGGCTTGATCACCCGAGTGGTGGATCAAGCGGGCAGTTGGCAAGAACTGAGTTTTCAAACCACCGAGGGGATTGATGGCAACGAGGCCCGTCCAGATGGCAGTTTGGCGAGCGCTGCGGCGTTGAA encodes:
- the flgK gene encoding flagellar hook-associated protein FlgK, whose translation is MAGLFDIGSSGIQAYRKALSVTGQNIANLNTEGYRRREASMEEISATQGDILSVSDQAGLGVRVSDISRAFDSFIVGRARDTASDFARADSYKGALDTLETVLLPEDYDLTFSINEFFDGISSIARAPGDTAGRVVALEQGRSLASAFQSLARSLQSFQTAIESEVRNNVEALNTELSGLADIQAQLISAGGSGKASNALLDQRDKSISAIADYVGLSADYNVRGDARLTLGATGNGPILVESKAAGQLAVTVRDGQINVYAGMGGAQTQTQQLTSGGLAGLIAAYEAVSQTTRDLDALARKVSRDLNSVHQGGITLDGDAGKDLYSLDSYTLTPSATNLGAITSYVSAVGELPEADIELEIVYDKSRALWSGAQADGTVVATGKNGFVYQGLDVSISGQAADGDTLFFSVSRGKAENMAFLLTRPEEFAAAGQLLTSEGLDNQGSATLTAQAFTPYVASGFESLMASLPNDDGVAAATRLRSDGFAGVIPASVSSLELFSLKTQDNVTFSLSDEQQTSLTELTLTLDGTEHSFETTAFKERIVSEADIDMANLAQMLNAGTITTGAGLSLADLGVFAAGESGLLSLASAQASLTAASLQADAKITGSVSLGNDTGSQIQVFTREGRQIAGTPLSDADVMQYLTPANGFLETAEYRADYLNGVAEGGLQNMSVSRKTPVGTQSLRFSGEGFVPPVVTDSVMPLSVQTPAQTLFLSVSSDAAAEIEIPQGVMADYIASEINALRGDLGVTATAQTRVELSEIPDGIVRFSLTGDNTQAIDIEGYVSDGDVSDLAVLINAQTHETGVTAYVSSSRDKFVLLNNTGADIVLGNISTSGEALKAMPVGKAGHPRLDTSVSLGDDAASFARFGGEVTLTASAKFSLTGTGGTKSSLADSFEGGLITRVVDQAGSWQELSFQTTEGIDGNEARPDGSLASAAALNFSVSLETDGSAARLEAVVEAKDFSEFSSGAVAAAMAAQLRGMTPVPTLTGAGFSDSSTLPQTGASITLSLGTQDYILTMDDGEILVSGPEAGRLSAGFNENLELVVSAHRGMETGQMLSVSSSASEASMAAFGLSESARQEVMTGRAFAADKLSETPVTLTLEIANAYFEVSVTEDSSGAVSVTSDVALPSNTLADIVVGEDGSYQFQITRSGADTLESFRIIASDGARTLGFTTTPNQILVTEAGLRLSTADSTAVDVTGTADSLISEHLSLENLPAEELIVILTGDGARRLSAQFEEADQPVQTGLNRPLEVLVSDALSGRLEIIDTISGHSIATRYVDETGRINVAGLDLLLNGDVATGDSFTIAANTRGAGDGRNISQILALQSLNKQTGQGGFATSFSALITDMGAKVKAGTIAAESAEAVRDAARELESEFSGVNLDTEAARLLEQQQAYQALARVLSTAKELLDTLMNSI
- a CDS encoding flagellar basal body P-ring protein FlgI; translated protein: MTAFLSQAAMGERIKDIASVAGVRSNQLVGYGIVVGLAGTGDGSSGLTLQSMQAMVSRFGLVTEVSGLNAKNAAAVMVTAELPPFLKPGQTLDITASTMGGASSLRGGTLLMTPLLGADGETYAIAQGNLVVGGLGVQGADQSSLVVNVPTVGRVPRGASVERMVPSSFLETPHLVLNLHKGDFTTATNTAEAINGIFGPDVAVPLDANSIRVRAPQDPSQRVSFVSLLENVEVTQAEPPARVIINSRTGTVVIGGNVRVTPAAVTHGSMTVRVNEDFNVDQGQTVVTNGDQTIVADNEPVVTPDTEIDVEAEPARAFIFDTGVSLSSLVDAINAVGASASDLVAILEALREAGALRAELVVI
- a CDS encoding flagellar basal body L-ring protein FlgH, with amino-acid sequence MVSSKIVCLAFGAMALAGCGTTFVEEQNSLQYSPVMPQPALQIQTGFASGAIYNPSQAGLFATDRRASRVGDILTVSFSERFQATKSQNAANGKAASFEMSLPSVLGLEKLENGLRTGTTQSFTGSGSAAQSNSLTGQMSVTVARVYEGGNLEILGQKKLTLNNGDEYIRVRGIVRPEDISSKNVVLSDRIANAEIKYIGAGDVADTGKVGWLQRAATTLSPY
- a CDS encoding flagellar hook-basal body complex protein, with product MSFYTALTGLNGAQADISATSNNIANVGTTGFKRSRAEFGDIFATSPLQNASSSIGSGTILKGIKQQFTQGNIASSLNALDLAISGQGFFALKPSLTSTQTVYTRNGSFNVDNDRYVVDSAGQYLMTYPVNLDGSVTAKDLDSAVPLQLPVTSGEPKATGKIDLGVNVPADAPVVTDLEQFADGYQFDPSDANSYTNSTSITIFDDLGNPTIATIYFIKTQNASAEDPTNKYDTRLVINDTIIDPDLVSAVDDTGKQLFIDRFGAQTTAVPDDNYFLEGKGAPLYKMDDLNQQVKSQPATLQGEQSSFDFGEEGDKLVEIVTDPLLFKATREAGNADSDIYWGKDFLTVNVDDGDAPVSINLRPGKYNAEQLASEVERAINEAYGDDKKIQIFQNVDDKLTIDLFKLSADGTLQGLGDNKIEIDLLQDSSVSTLMGMDVEGASPDFTREEFLAHTQARLVDELNDYIYDPDGSLGTGAATLGVEGRLFVRSIGAAMDGPYDQPEVITITHTQDTDAGDTVSQDRYLAHSYYGKRPSLSVYDQKAELLEVDADGAIHADGNAVVYDNTQNTLTVYVPNDFGTPTSSSIRLVGASTDADFQNHLNGRELRIFENVATDNYRMLRIDTSGLNLPEAGFNLDSDNISILYEPSQDLEAFFEGATSTIAGGFETFNSKRIVVRETGEAAMRASDEKSLNEAIIFGSTLIDTTGVSLAKLGLPASGTPVVATETVASNAAAVVATETTAADSTTAEVHTLALGLTAFDKRLTTINIGSDSITADLRKLDHADMAAVVTTLNALPAATAAGVTFSTTGSDLVVTANAVNTDLGVVSVATAETHTLSLGLAAFSEKFNNISIGDKTISADFRALDHDDMAAVVATLNGLPATAITGVTFSTTGSDLIVTANALADDLGAVSVATISNGVSSKVAWVDENNPPIKIAYDETNQRLQFNVDRTVLGTGTGSNFNAFTVYGASDADSTNGLGIPAGGNAEQVLIRGGEILSTEPFIADGEEVQLNDKRYGVSVSYNGDTKSFTVASGTTGENIDANGALGVATDQKASNIQIGRRIISTSGDGSADLSESIDLDSRIIGGGENALFGFGASKQDFSFQEGRGLAAQPAVATGRAAQGDLTEVFRLTSNNGENRFNVSVNGIAGIIDIPPGNYVGTTLATALEERINQISDPVTGQTVGGVTVRYSTVDNGFVFQTGTTGDGSTIKVKGAARLGLDEVPLGVGSVPKIFNLVQATNADGIALYVDPEGNVVTTPPAEMVDGYFPLYIDEGELTFDKTGKLVSPKNNVRYEQQAEGFSISLDIDYSTSSQFAQPFSVLSVEQDGFTSGRLDGLEIDSSGTIRANYTNGQNNPLGKIVVANFNNQNGLKQIGNATYVETAVSGTPQVGEAGAEGFGNILSGSLERSNVDITEELVNLITAQRNYQASAKAIETTTSLTQTIINIRM
- the flgG gene encoding flagellar basal-body rod protein FlgG, coding for MSSSAMHVAKTGLNAQQTKMQVIANNLANVNTTGFKRDRANFESLLYQTIRSGGAQTADGNMLTSSSTVGTGVNMVNTQKLYSQGSLISTDNSLDLAIDGSGFFQVLMPDGRMGYTRNGTFSRNGDGTLTTSSGYVLQPEIGIPDNVSEINVSADGIVSVKLAGETQPQEVGQLTLANFANPRGLQPVGETFAVETPASGAPIEGAPLNGGFGKLVQGYLEGSNVNVVQQLVDMIETQRAYEVSSKSISSVDEMMRYLSNNL
- a CDS encoding rod-binding protein, which translates into the protein MGDSLNSSMTSAALMQHRSSTGSSAAWNRTTVDTSKSQREQLQGVAKEFEAAFLAEFLKQGRAGELAEGMLSSEAGKTFQGLLDVEVARASSGGLNLGIADAMVEQLGRGLPKEAK
- a CDS encoding flagellar basal body rod C-terminal domain-containing protein; protein product: MDRMIHTALNSLKNLHDIRQTTAQNLSSVDIPGFRKDLPNEGGSGFIEAMNTASARVMNLETGKAGFSDKQGALRQLGAQTDVAIMSEGYFFVQPKQGEIALSRRGDFSINAEGFLMNGAQELMLDEGLQPMQMPAFSEFQITENGEISVSPMDGPAGQFQAVGVLGTTSARGEVLTKGADGQIRRFDGTVPDVDQQVTLVQGALEASNVDPVEELVLSLDAQRQFEIGVKFIKMAEDIDRGGAELMRLPQN